A portion of the Enoplosus armatus isolate fEnoArm2 unplaced genomic scaffold, fEnoArm2.hap1 Scaffold_77, whole genome shotgun sequence genome contains these proteins:
- the LOC139307316 gene encoding ER degradation-enhancing alpha-mannosidase-like protein 3 translates to MFAAKARRLQEAGAIGVIFIDHREGSNSEETPLFQMVGDGDSTEDITLPLVFLFSREGAVLTDALEEHHNVDVLLLPKERQLGHDKKEKPVGMNIKLRLAEEGELEDGAARGPTLEFVLEKEEVLLKEEDEDELRGQRQSQQQLCTEAAGNDRTEPCSADLSQTPNSNSGPDTNP, encoded by the exons ATGTTCGCTGCAAAGGCTCGTCGGCTGCAGGAGGCAGGAGCCATAGGAGTCATCTTTATAG ACCACCGTGAGGGAAGTAATAGCGAGGAAACTCCCCTCTTCCAGATGGTTGGAGATGGCGACTCCACTGAGGACATCACCCTGCCTTTGGTCTTCCTGTTCAGCCGTGAGGGTGCCGTGCTCACAGATGCTCTGGAGGAACATCACAATgtggatgtgctgctgctgcccaagGAGAGGCAGCTGGGACATG acaagaaagaaaaacctgtAGGCATGAACATCAAACTCCGCCTAGCGGAGGAGGGGGAGTTGGAGGATGGAGCAGCAAGAGGGCCCACTTTGGAGTTCGTCTTGGAGAAAGAAGAGGTGCTTCTTAAGGAAGAAGACGAAGACGAGCTCAGAGGACAACGacaatcacagcagcagctctgcacagAGGCAGCAGGGAATGACAGAACTGAACCATGTTCAGCAGATTTATCTCAAACCCCAAACTCCAACAGTGGACCAGACACAAACCCTTGA